The Pelmatolapia mariae isolate MD_Pm_ZW linkage group LG2, Pm_UMD_F_2, whole genome shotgun sequence sequence AAGAGGGTGGTGAAGAGGTGAAGAATaggaagcaaaacaaaacagtgtgaCAGCAAAGATCTGACAGCAGGGAAGAGTGATGGAAAGGTTGTTGGGAGAGGAGAAGGGGGGAAGATGAGAAGGCACAGGAGTGATTCACAGTTGTTAGTTGAAGATATGATTCATACTTTACGGTGAAGTGTGTAAAGAAAGATAAGGAGTGGGAAGgtattaattaaaaatgcacCAAAGAAAGGTGTGAGGCTGATGGTGAAGAGAGGGATAAGTTACTGAAAGCCGGTTAAGAAGCAGTTGAGAAGAGGGGGATTTTTGAAAGACCAGCTGTTATGTGTGGAGGGAAGAGGAAGAACATGTGGCCAGGGAGGAGGAAATTAAGAATCAAAGATTTAGCAGGGGAGAGAAAGAGTAACTGATTAGTTCTGTTTGCTTAGAAATGGTGTCTGTTTGGGGCTACATGCTCTCAAACTCAAAGGAAATGCAAGAAAGCCAACGCTGACCTCCTGCTGGTAGGTATCAACTCTCTCCAAACATGTGTACACACATTGGATCTCCACACCGGTGGCATTTAAAAATCTAATATACTGTCTTGGAAGCCTGCCAGCTATAAAAACTTAAATATactctgttattaatctctttcACTCATAGTACACCCTCTCTTCTACCTCTCTTTCTCATCTTTATTACCTCCCTCTTGCTTAAACATTTGCTCACGCAGTGAATACCTCTACCACTCCTTTTACATGTGTTATCTCTTTTTATCACTCCCTTTTTCATTCCGTCTTGACATCTATGTTTCttcatttcacactttattctcAGATTATTATCTTCCTTTCCTTCTTACCTTCTTCCATTCCCCTATTTCCCCTTCTTCAAGTTATTTTCCTTCCTAAGTCCCTTCTCTCACCCTTCACTGAAGGCTTTGCTCTTCTCCAAGTCTTGAATCACGTTGAGAAGCACCTTTATCTTCTCCTGATTGGACAGCAGGTTCTCCTCCACACTCTGCAGCTGCTTCTCCAATCCACGTGGTGCTTGTACTGCATGTCCGTCCAGAAGTCCTCCCGGTGCCCCATTGCATTGTGCTTTCATATGAGTCTTACAAGGCAGAGTGTGGTCATCGAATGATTTGCTCTTCTGATTTGTGTAGTCCTTGAGTTTGATCCGTTCTAAGGATCGTTTCGGTACGTTTGTGGTCTCCTGGGTTTCGTTTTGCGCTACAGATGTGGCTGGTTTGGACTGAGTGGATAAAGGACAATTTTTTGGTGGAAGAGGTGGGGTGGTGCTAGATTTTGAGTTACTGTGACAGGAAGGAGCTGGAGACTTCAAAGCAATACGGGCTACTGTGTTCTGATGTGACTCTTCATCAATGCGTTGGCCATGAGCCACAACTTGACTGCGTTCGTCATTTGAGTGTGACTTTATCACCTCTAAAGTTggcgtgtgtgtttgttgtgtatGCATGTCAGCTGTGGTCCTATCTGTGTTACTTTGTGTATCCGTTGTCTGCGTGGAGGAGTCCTTGTAAGAGGTAAATTCTGCAGAGTGTGGCCTCGTGTGCTGCTGTGAATCTTTGGGTTTGTTCTGAGTGTGTGTTGCGTGGTTTGAGTGTGAACTGTGCGCTTTTGGTATAGTGTGCGACAGCTGTGATAATTGAGTAGTCTTTACTGatgtgtgttgctgtgtgttggctgtgtctgtttttttggtGCAAGACTGGGAGTTCATAGCAGAAGAGTCTTTTCTTGACTGATTGGGAGCCACAGGCGGTTTCCGTGGCGGATTAGGTAAAGTCTGGCTAGCTGTTATTTGATTAACTGCCCTCCTGCGGCATGCACCGGTGCAGGGCGAAATCTGAGATCGTCTCCTCCCACATGTCCCACAAAGGCGAGGCGGAGAAGTCGTCATTACTCTGCAGGGCCGAGGTGGGGTGGCGTGCACAGTTGTACAAACGCTTCCTGTCTTTAACACCGTGCGATGACCCTCCCCTCGTAGAGACTGCACCCTTCTCCTCTCTTGGGCTGGCTCCTTACCTTCTGTGGCTTCACTGCAAACCCCTCCCACCACATCAGAGGCTACCACACTGCCATTTGTGTACCGAGCTGTCCTTTTACCTCTCGTGTCCTTTGGGTTTGTCCGTATGTTTTTGATCTGGCAGTAAACTCCACTCCCTGATCCCTGTGACCCCATGTCGTCCTGTGTCAGGCTGTTGATCTCGTTTTGAGATGTCTCTTTTGACACCGGCAGACTGTTGCTGTCACTTCTGATAACTCCCCCTGcctctgctgttgttgttgttttgtctgTTGCCATGGTGAGGAGCCGAGGCGTGTTGGTTGGTTGGCTGCTGTGGCGTTTGATGGAGGGGAGAGTCCGAAGTCTGGGAGATGTCTGCACCCCGACACTGCACAGTGGGCCCCATCGCCCCCCCGCCAGGGGAACTCCCAGTGCGGGGACTGGATTTGTTGGGTCAGCCACCCTCCTGCCCATACTCCTCTGCAGGCTTGCTCAGCCCCCTGAGGAGCTGAAAGGGATGGAGGCAAGCAGTGACATCAGCCGCCAGCAAGATTAGATCTAAGCGCAATCCAAGATGTTTCCAGCTCTTGTTTACCCAAATTAATTTATGTGAAAGAGTTTTTAGGGAGCTGGAGACAGGAATTCAATATCCAATAAAGCTGTAGACTCTCAACTTTCTTCCATTAATGATCTTCTTATTACTTGAGCTACTTCCGATTGGATGTCACTGTCAAAGCTTTTCTCAGTTTCCAACCAGAGGCCCGCAGATGATGAGTTGGATTGCTTTTCTGGGCATTGCTGGTTTGTTctggagagaggaaagaaataAAGGCAATGAATGATAGAAACAAAGGTAGAAACAAGAGAAACTGGCAAGAAATAGTCAGACTGGCAAGAAGACATAGACATTAGGCACGTAAAGCACCGTGTAAAAGCTTCGACCTCGACTGAGAGCACAcactgaccagatcaatataGGTCTATCAAGTTCTTATTACCCTAGCAGGTGGGTGAGAGTAACAGTGGCAAAACTTTAAATCCCATCAAGGAGAATGAAAAGACTATAGAATATGTTCAGGGTAGGTTATGGGCAATTGCATTTTTCTCTATAGAGTTGGGAGTTGCATACAAATCACAGGAGCTATAGATCCTGTCAATTTAAAAATGTTCCTTAATTCTTTTATTAAGTGATCAAACAGtacaacacatttaaaatgatgtttTCCTTACATTCCATAATAGTTTGTAGACTTATAACTAATCATTTGTTATCATTTGTCATAAAAGCAGTTTGGAAACCTTTCAAATGAGTTAagataatttaataattttgtGATGAACTCTATAGCATTGTTCcatgtttaatgtgttttttttttgtctagtAACCTAGACAGACTTTGTGCCCTTCTgtctattttaaatgtttttctactTGATCTTTTTAAAGGCAGGAAATTTAATGTTAATCCATGACTAAATTATGTTAAAGTCTTatctttgttttgtgttattttgctTAGTCTAAAATTTTTGGATTGATTGGGAGAGAAGCAAAATTAGCCATTTAGTCTTAATCATTTCAGATCACTGACTCAGTGTAATTCAGTGGTGCACTGTGTCACTGCGATTAGCTGATGAAACTGGGCCAGAATTCTattatatttactttttttccatATCAGGAGTTTGGGCTATTGCAGGAAATATGGGCAGGGcacatcaaaaagaaaaaggaagaaaaaagagcGTTATTTAAATAACTTACCCAACTGGTACTATATTTAAGAGCATGGAAAAGTGGATGCAGTCACATTTGTCTGGTATATTTCGTTTTAGCTAATGGAGCTATGCTAATTTGAGCTAATGTAATTACACACAGTTCGGCTCTTGAGGATAACTGGCAGTGCAGTGCATTTGCTGTCTGCACAGAACTCAAGCAACAATACATTTTAGACTTGTTGCAGATCCAGCTCATATATTGTAGAAAATTTCTTTTTGTCCACCTGTGTTTAAAAAGTCAGTCACCGTCCACCTTTGATCCCTCACTGCCGCACACAAAGCTGGTATGCAGCTGGTGCCAGGTAATTTGTCCATGAAATTAGGCTTGTGTGTGTATCTAGGCTGAAATCTTTGTGTCTTcgtcagtattttttttttcttctatcttcTATCTTCACAAACAATGTTGTCACTCTATTCAGCCAATGTGGGGTGTAAAAGCTggctgcatacacacacacagacacacacacataatcaaACACACATTGGGAAGATGAATGGCTTAGTTTACACCAGCTGGTGCAACATGTCACACAGATGCTTGCTGTATATGGTCAAGTGTGGGAAAACTacaagatatatatatatagggagAGCGAAATAAATCACCTATAGCCATGTTCACCTAATAGTGTAAGAACCCATGagattacaaacaaacaaaatcttcTATTGTTTCATTATTGTAAAGAATTCTTTCTCAGGGTTTTGAGAAGTTTTAAAACAGCTTGTCAGCTCTGGCACTGTAGCAGGTAAAAATATGTGCTCACCAGTGGACAGGTAACACATCCTAACTGCGGTGAGCCTGACTGCTACTCTAATATTTCATATGTATTCAGAATGAGAGGCATGTACCCATTCACTCATACCAATGGCCTGTCATGACCTAAGCATAATACCCCATGCTGTTTTGACTGCACAAGGAGAATAAAAATTGACATCTTAGCCTTCCCCCCCCCTTTTTCCCTGACAGCAAGTGTAATTAAGGTTGTCAGActcttttcagttttcagttttcatttaaaaaaattaaatattaatactgATGTTGGTGGGCCTGCCCATGAGCTGAAGTGCTGAACAAGGAACAGTTTAAATTTAGACTGTTCAGCCTGCATCCTGCGTCTGAAACTTTCTAGACATAGTTGAGAAAACAATAAGTGTCACACAGTGCTCTGCATTGCTTGAGAGCTTCAGTGACAGTGGTGCTTTGAAATGTAAGGTTTCTGCATAAGGCATTAAAGATCAAAGGATTTCTGTTTCAGTGACATATTGCTCCTACTTATATAAATATCTTGACAGTGTGTTTGGCTTGTGGAGTGTGACATTGTCTCGCATTATTGACAGCCAGACTGCTTATTATTGTTTACTCTGCTAACTGTGGTAATCACTGTCCTGGAGTGGACGACAGAAGCTTTAACTTATATTTCATGCGTTCCTTTTTATATACAATGCAGCGACTGGGTGAATGAGGAAAGGAATGAGATTTGTTGTTTCCACAAACAAATTGCAGATGACGATGGCATTTCTGTGGTGAGAAACAGATGGAGAGGGAAAGCAAGAAGAAGAGAGCTAGccggtgtttgtgtgtgcaaaaaaaaaagaaagagaaaaaggatGCATATGTGCATGCATATGTCCCcatttgtgtgtttgattgTGTATAAGAGCTGTCAAGCAGCTTGTCTTGGGATTCAGACTGAGTGAACAAAAGGTAATTCCACTGCAGCTGACTTGCCTTTCCATCAGCAGCCTCATCAGACAGCAGAGCACCTGCTGCAAgtttcttgctttctttttttctttctttcttactttcatcattttgtgtgtgttccttTTTGAAGTCTGACTCTTCACCCCTGACCTGCATGATGTCAGGCAGAAAGTGACACTATATCCTCAGAAATCCAGCTCACACCCCTGTCTATCTCAGGCTCTCTACCCCTCTCTTTTCTCAATCACTTTCCCCTCTTTTAAATCTTAAAGGATAGCACTAACCTCACATCCCTCTTTCATCacttgctgtgtttgttgtcaCACTTTCCCACTCAGCACCCTCTCTTCCATCTCTGTCATGCAACCTTTGattttctctgtgcttgtctTGCCTCCTCTTTGTTCTTTATATATAAACGTAGTCTCTCACCAACATTTCACCTCTGGCTGTGCAAAATAAACGGGGAGGAGAAAGGGAGGAAACATTGTCAGCTGGGGGATAAAGGGGAGGCAACTGGAGAGGATAACAGGGTAGACGCCGGCACAGGCAGGGCTGACAGGTGGCCAGTGGATGACAGCGAGAGAACAGATGTATTAGCAGAACTGTGGACAAGATGAAGGACTCGTGTGAGCATTTGTATGTGTGGGTCAGCGCAAGAGATGTGAAGGCCTAATTTTCTATAGTTGCTTTAAATCTCCAATCAGTTTCTCCTTTCATAATCTGAATGacttttttaaaagataaaagtaaaaacagaagactggaggagaaggaggaggatgtGTGAAGAGACAAACattaaaggaaagaaagaaaaaaagatctgGGATGCCACACACATTGCTTGCCAGTAATCAATGAACACCGCAAGTGTGCTTGAGCATCTGTCATCACGCACACAGaccatacaaacacacacagcctttCAACACCGCAGGGAGTTTCTTGACAGGGCGCAGCCTTTTATGAAATCTGTTTATACATTCAATGAGTTTAATTTGCCAATCGGTGGGTTTGAGCTTTTAAAGAATTGTCTACGACACAGGCAGTCTCAGCGATGCCCTGCATGTTTTTTACATGTGTCTGTGAATGAGTGCGCACCCACGCCTTTGCAGTGGTAACAGAGCGCTGAATGCTCCAGCGAATCGAGTCCCCTGTCGTTTCAAGGTGAGTCTCATTTTTCAACTGCCGATTGacaggccctgtgtgtgtgtgtgtgtgtgtgtgtgtgtgtgtgtgtatgagtgtgcaAGCATTTTTAGGGAGACTGAGAGTTGCTTTACTGCTCTGTAATCACACCACCCCTTTCAGTTACTATCTCTCACCCACTCACCACCAGAACAGAACAAACGCAGCACTTTATTGGCCCTTTGAGACAGGGCACACAGTGCATTTTGTGCAGTTCATTAGGCTTTTTTCCCTCCAGCCACTGTTGTCTGGGTTCAAggcaacaaaaacatttctctttTATATATTGCCAAACGTCACCT is a genomic window containing:
- the LOC134644344 gene encoding protein INSYN2B, which gives rise to MGRRVADPTNPVPALGVPLAGGRWGPLCSVGVQTSPRLRTLPSIKRHSSQPTNTPRLLTMATDKTTTTAEAGGVIRSDSNSLPVSKETSQNEINSLTQDDMGSQGSGSGVYCQIKNIRTNPKDTRGKRTARYTNGSVVASDVVGGVCSEATEGKEPAQERRRVQSLRGEGHRTVLKTGSVCTTVHATPPRPCRVMTTSPPRLCGTCGRRRSQISPCTGACRRRAVNQITASQTLPNPPRKPPVAPNQSRKDSSAMNSQSCTKKTDTANTQQHTSVKTTQLSQLSHTIPKAHSSHSNHATHTQNKPKDSQQHTRPHSAEFTSYKDSSTQTTDTQSNTDRTTADMHTQQTHTPTLEVIKSHSNDERSQVVAHGQRIDEESHQNTVARIALKSPAPSCHSNSKSSTTPPLPPKNCPLSTQSKPATSVAQNETQETTNVPKRSLERIKLKDYTNQKSKSFDDHTLPCKTHMKAQCNGAPGGLLDGHAVQAPRGLEKQLQSVEENLLSNQEKIKVLLNVIQDLEKSKAFSEGRSSYRTGQDINNCPTCQKTACIIYSVEHDFRQQEGRFQGVIEALEGEYDVPAPTLTKPTPAPTSSSRPSTKARVKKLRKKCFWWL